Genomic window (Ruminococcus flavefaciens AE3010):
CCGTTAAGAGCGTCGAGTATCTCACCGGCAAGTCTTTCCTTCATAGTCTTCTCGTTTCTCTCTCTGGAGTACTTAGTGATCCAGCGGAGACCGAGAGTCTGACGTCTCTCAGGACGAACCTCCATAGGAACCTGATAAGTAGCACCACCGAGACGGCGAGCCTTTACCTCGAGCTCAGGCATGATATTTTCCATAGCCTGCTCGAACACCTCAAGAGCATCCTTGCCTGTCTTTTCAGCTACGATCTCGAATGCACCGTAAACTATTTTCTGCGCAACGCCCTTCTTACCGTCTAACATGATATTATTGATCAGACGTGTAACGAGCTTTGAATTGTATACAGGATCCTGTAATACATCACGCTTTGCGATTTTACCTCTTCTTGGCATTTTCGCTTCCCTCCTTCATATAGATTGATGAATTCATAGGTACTCAAACCTTGTCGGTTACTGCCTGTACGGGCTTTGCTTCGCCGACAGGTGTGTCAGGAGCCAATGCAGAGGATCAATCGAACTAATCTATATGATCTCCGCATTACCCTGCGGTAGTAGTTATCCTATATTAATGAATGAACGGCA
Coding sequences:
- the rpsG gene encoding 30S ribosomal protein S7, coding for MPRRGKIAKRDVLQDPVYNSKLVTRLINNIMLDGKKGVAQKIVYGAFEIVAEKTGKDALEVFEQAMENIMPELEVKARRLGGATYQVPMEVRPERRQTLGLRWITKYSRERNEKTMKERLAGEILDALNGTGGACKKRDDTHKMAEANKAFAHYRW